From Syngnathus scovelli strain Florida chromosome 14, RoL_Ssco_1.2, whole genome shotgun sequence, one genomic window encodes:
- the vcpkmt gene encoding protein N-lysine methyltransferase METTL21D, with product MAAQGEHNSYFVREIEKNDSSCLTVSQCYMGDVGCVVWDAAIVLAKYLETQQFYDPTSGVNLWAGRRVVELGAGTGVVGLMAATLGADVSVTDLEDLQTLLKVNIQDNQTLISTGSITAKVLKWGEDVSGFLPPPHYVLMADCIYYEQSITPLVETLKLLSGPETCIICCYEQRTEGINPKVEKRFFELLQESFNCEEIPLSKHDSEFRSPDIHILHVRKKV from the exons ATGGCGGCGCAGGGAGAGCACAACAGTTATTTTGTGAGAGAAATTGAGAAAAACGACAGTTCTTGCTTAACAGTGAGTCAATGTTACATGGGGGACGTGGGCTGCGTGGTGTGGGATGCAGCCATCGTTCTTGCCAAATATTTAGAAACCCAACAATTTTACGATCCGACCTCGGGAGTGAATTTATGGGCTGGCCGAAGAGTGGTGGAGTTAGGAGCTGGGACTGGGGTCGTTGGTTTGATGGCAGCGACCCTAGG TGCTGATGTTAGTGTGACAGACTTGGAAGATCTACAGACCCTCCTGAAAGTGAACATTCAAGACAATCAGACTCTCATCAGTACCGGATCCATAACTGCCAAGGTACTGAAATG GGGTGAAGATGTATCCGGTTTCCTTCCACCTCCACACTATGTACTTATGGCGGATTGCATTTATTACGAGCAG TCAATTACCCCGCTGGTGGAGACCTTGAAGCTGCTCAGTGGACCAGAGACCTGCATCATTTGTTGCTATGAGCAACGCACTGAGGGCATCAACCCAAAAGTGGAGAAGCGTTTTTTTGAG TTGCTGCAAGAGAGCTTCAACTGTGAAGAAATCCCTCTGAGCAAACATGATAGCGAGTTTAGGAGTCCAGACATTCACATCCTGCATGTTAGGAAAAAAGTTTAA
- the msh4 gene encoding mutS protein homolog 4 encodes MFRSSTEEIATSDTSDSGNTSEVSPLERSLGNRTTSHNPISASPASSSQSLEEGSSHSSTGPSPPRPSIGQFPPSLQLGRTISPHIARTSDSSSLGGTPSLRKTPGSARVTHPARTPLTDTAGSCSSSTTASGATVIVALVEGRGLARGEIGMASLNVKYPELVLSQFADTGTYAKVITKVHILLPMEILMPDTACDKGKGTKLFNLITENFQGAAFTAIQRKYFNEKKGLEYIQQLCAPEFSTVLMEVQAKYYCLAAAAALLKYLEFIQNSVYAAKSLKVSFKGSEQTAMIDSASASNMELVINNRDHRSDHTLLGVLNYTKTPGGARRLRSNILEPLIDVDTINIRLDAIQEMLQNEELFFGLKNAIGHFLDIDQLLSVLVQVPKQQTVQVAEAKITHVIQLKHTLDLVPQLQVVLKNCNTSLLKAYSTSLEDDRFDMISKQILTVINDETTYLKGNFNMRTQKCYAVRPNINEFLDIARRAYTEIVDDISVLVNQMAEKYDFPMRTSFSTARGFFIQMKLNGIFLPEGKLPPEFIKVVKHKNNYGFTTADLVKLNDRCDEALREIVHMSYVVVCQLLSTIREHIHCLYKLSDAVSMLDMLLSLANACTLSDYVRPEFTDTLAIKQGRHPILERMPGQQLVSNNCYISEGSNFVIITGPNMSGKSTYLKQVALCQIMAQIGSFVPAEYASFRVADQIFTRIGIDDDFETNSSTFMMEMKEVSYIIHNVSERSLIIIDELGRGTSAEEGIGLCHSVCEFLLGIKAFTLFATHYLELCQLASLYPCVDNQHMKVQHTRTRDTGTEKIVYTHLLSQGFSEEKHYGLRAAELTSLPPSIIQEAKTIASKVTKQLLAKRMRDPETERQRALHCLATRLLQTARNSKLDPKSLRMYLKWLRTQYETELEATRLPATSDT; translated from the exons ATGTTTCGTAGTAGTACAGAAGAGATTGCAACTAGTGatacttctgacagtggaaatacTTCTGAGGTATCTCCATTAGAAAGAAGCCTTGGCAATAGAACTACCTCTCATAATCCAATATCAGCTTCCCCTGCTTCGTCCTCTCAAAGTTTGGAAGAAGGGAGTTCTCACTCGAGCACTGGTCCATCACCTCCTCGCCCCTCCATAG GTCAATTCCCCCCGAGCCTTCAGTTAGGAAGAACCATTTCACCCCACATTGCTCGTACCTCGGACAGCTCCTCCCTTGGAGGAACACCGAGCCTCAGGAAGACCCCGGGTTCTGCTCGGGTCACACACCCTGCACGGACGCCATTGACGGATACTG CTGGAAGTTGCTCCTCTTCTACCACAGCTTCTGGTGCAACTGTGATTGTAGCCCTGGTTGAAGGGCGTGGTTTGGCCAGGGGGGAGATTGGAATGGCCAGTCTTAACGTGAAATATCCAGAACTTGTACTCTCTCAGTTTGCGGACACCGGAACATATGCTAAG GTCATAACCAAGGTTCATATCTTGTTACCGATGGAAATACTGATGCCAGACACTGCATGTGATAAGGGAAAAGGGACAAAGCTCTTTAACCTGATCACAGAGAACTTCCAG GGTGCTGCTTTCACCGCAATCCAAAGGAAATATTTCAACGAGAAGAAAGGACTGGAGTACATCCAGCAGCTCTGTGCTCCAGAATTTAGCACTGTCCTGATGGAAGTTCAAGCTAA ATATTATTGCCTAGCGGCTGCGGCTGCTTTACTGAAATACTTGGAGTTCATTCAGAACTCTGTATATGCTGCCAAGTCACTAAAAGTGAGCTTTAAAGGAAGCGAACAGACAGCTATGATCGACTCAGCGTCTGCCAGTAACATGGAGCTTGTTATCAACAACAGAGACCACAG GAGCGACCATACCCTTCTAGGCGTCCTCAACTACACAAAAACTCCCGGTGGCGCCAGAAGGTTACGCTCCAATATTCTGGAGCCTCTGATAGATGTGGATACCATCAACATACGCTTGGACGCCATACAAGAAATGCTACAGAATGAGGAGCTGTTCTTTGGATTGAAGAATG CTATAGGTCACTTCCTTGACATTGACCAGCTGCTCTCTGTTCTGGTCCAGGTCCCAAAACAACAGACA GTTCAGGTTGCTGAAGCGAAGATTACACATGTCATTCAGCTGAAACACACTTTGGATTTGGTGCCACAGTTGCAG GTGGTGTTAAAGAACTGCAACACATCTCTTCTTAAAGCATACAGCACTTCACTAGAGGACGACAG ATTTGACATGATCTCGAAGCAGATCCTCACCGTCATTAATGACGAAACCACCTACCTGAAGGGGAACTTTAACATGCGCACGCAGAAGTGCTACGCCGTGCGACCCAACATCAACGAATTCCTGGACATTGCCCGACGAGCTTATACCGAAATAGTGGACGACATTTCAG tACTAGTAAACCAGATGGCGGAGAAATATGACTTTCCCATGCGCACAAGCTTCAGCACCGCTCGAGGGTTCTTCATCCAGATGAAACTGAATGGAATATTCCTACCTGAGGGAAAGCTTCCTCCCGAGTTCATCAAG GTCGTCAAACACAAGAACAACTATGGCTTTACCACCGCAGATCTGGTGAAGTTGAACGACCGCTGCGATGAAGCCCTGAGGGAGATCGTTCATATGTCCTACGT GGTGGTATGTCAACTGCTCAGCACTATCCGtgaacacattcattgcctctACAAGCTTTCTGATGCTGTATCAATGCTGGATATGCTGCTGTCCCTGGCAAACGCATGCACCCTCTCCGACTATG TGCGACCAGAGTTCACGGACACATTAGCCATCAAACAGGGTCGTCATCCCATCCTGGAGCGAATGCCCGGACAGCAGCTTGTGTCCAACAATTGTTACATCTCCGAGGGCAGCAACTTTGTCATCATCACAGGGCCCAACATGAGCGGGAAATCCACATATCTCAAACAGGTGGCACTGTGTCAGATCATGGCTCAAATAG gttcttTTGTCCCCGCTGAGTATGCTTCTTTCCGTGTAGCTGATCAGATTTTCACCAGAATTGGCATCGATGATGATTTCGAAACAAACTCTTCCACATTTATGATGGAAATGAAGGAG GTGTCATACATAATCCACAATGTCAGCGAGCGGTCCCTCATCATCATCGATGAGCTGGGACGGGGCACCAGTGCTGAAGAAGGCATTGGACTATGTCACTCCGTTTGTGAGTTTCTCCTTGGCATCAAG GCCTTCACCCTATTTGCCACACACTACCTTGAGCTTTGCCAACTAGCATCTCTGTATCCCTGTGTGGACAATCAGCACATGAAGGttcaacacacacgcactcgtGACACCGGCACTGAGAAAATTGTGTACACACACCTACTGAGTCAAGGATTCTCTGAAGAAAAACATTACG GCCTCAGAGCGGCAGAATTGACCTCACTTCCTCCGAGCATAATCCAGGAAGCAAAGACAATCGCTTCTAAAGTTACCAAGCAGCTTTTG GCCAAGCGTATGCGTGATCCAGAAACAGAGAGGCAGCGCGCTTTACACTGCTTGGCCACCCGCCTGCTGCAGACTGCCAGAAACTCCAAACTTGACCCGAAGAGCCTACGCATGTATCTGAAATGGCTAAGGACGCAGTATGAGACAGAGCTGGAGGCTACGAGGCTGCCGGCAACCTCTGACACCTAA